The following coding sequences lie in one Populus trichocarpa isolate Nisqually-1 chromosome 14, P.trichocarpa_v4.1, whole genome shotgun sequence genomic window:
- the LOC7491283 gene encoding kinesin-like protein KIN-14I has translation MAGEGGTLSFSVASVVEDVLQQHGNRLGDLDLESRKAEEAASRRYEAAGWLRKMVGVVAAKDLPAEPSEEEFRLGLRSGIILCNALNKIQPGGVPKVVESPCDAAPIPDGAALSAFQYFENVRNFLVAVQEMGIPNFEASDLEQGGKSARVVNTVLALKSYSEWKQTGGNGIWKFGGNVKPPVSAKSFVRKNSEPFMNSLSRNLSINGKSFNSLSSDLEYSNKMSGSGSLSMLVRAVLLDKKPEEVPMLVESVLSKVVEEFESRIASQYDMAKEAPKEIAISQGNKFLLKSTGDNKRTEDKNVRLIKKEECFHKNQIAEEELKNKTQKQQMIFDKQQRDIQELKNTLSTTKAGMQFMQMKFHEEFNSLGMHIHGLAHAASGYHKVLEENRKLYNQVQDLKGSIRVYCRVRPFLSGQSNDLSTVHSIEDGNITISTASKHGKGCKSFSFNKVFEPCATQAEVFSDMQPLIRSVLDGYNVCIFAYGQTGSGKTYTMTGPKDLSEKNKGVNYRALGDLFLLAEQRKDIFCYNVAVQMIEIYNEQVRDLLVTDGSNKRLEIRNSSQTGLNVPDANIIPVSSTHDVIDLMNLGHRNRAVGATALNDRSSRSHSCLTVHVQGRDLASGTILRGCMHLVDLAGSERVNKSEVTGDRLKEAQHINKSLSALGDVIASLAQKNQHVPYRNSKLTQLLQDSLGGQAKTLMFVHISPEPDALGETISTLKFAERVATVELGAAQVNKGSTDVKELKEQIANQKAALAKKERETEHRRKGSESSPSNSNHRLRDANDSNLFRQPMGDVGNIEVHKSTLRQKRQSFDLDEILANSPPWPPVISPSLNYAEDEKEMASGEWVDKVMVNKQDAVNMVEKSLGCWEAENGNLPDAFYHKYLSDSSKIYPEQSFNMLVGNSQLNLANNDDMDDIDAATSDSSEPDFLWQFNQSKFTSMTNGIESKTSKAISKAAKNPELSKNLNPSLGPSPSRKLANGGGVPLQRNRRHAAPVDGKRKIANRK, from the exons AAGATTTGCCAGCAGAGCCATCTGAAGAAGAGTTTAGGCTTGGATTGAGAAGTGGAATCATTCTTTGCAATGCTCTCAATAAGATACAACCCGGGGGTGTGCCTAAG gtcGTGGAGAGTCCATGCGATGCTGCTCCTATACCCGATGGAGCAGCATTATCTGCATTTCAGTACTTtgaaaatgtaagaaatttCCTTGTAGCGGTACAGGAGATGGGGATTCCTAATTTTGAGGCATCTGATCTGGAACAA GGAGGAAAATCGGCAAGGGTTGTGAATACTGTTTTGGCACTTAAATCATACAGTGAGTGGAAACAAACTGGTGGAAATGGGATTTGGAAATTTGGTGGAAATGTAAAACCGCCAGTGTCAGCCAAGtcttttgtaagaaaaaattcGGAACCATTCATGAACTCATTATCCAGGAACTTGTCAATAAATGGAAAATCTTTCAACTCCCTGTCCAGTGATCTTGAGTACTCTAATAAAATG TCTGGGTCTGGTTCCTTGAGCATGCTTGTTCGTGCTGTTTTGTTGGATAAGAAGCCAGAAGAAGTTCCAATG TTGGTGGAATCAGTGCTCAGTAAGGTTGTGGAGGAATTTGAGAGTCGCATTGCAAGCCAATATGATATG GCAAAGGAAGCTCCTAAAGAAATAGCCATCTCTCAGGGAAACAAGTTTTTGCTGAAATCTACTGGTGATAATAAAAGG ACTGAAGACAAAAATGTCAGATTGATAAAGAAAGAGGAATGCTTTCATAAAAACCAAATTGCAGAGgaggaattaaaaaataaaacccagaAACAGCAAATGATCTTTGATAAACAACAAAGAGATATTCAG GAATTAAAAAACACGCTTAGTACAACAAAAGCTGGTATGCAGTTTATGCAAATGAAATTTCATGAGGAGTTTAACAGTCTTG GGATGCACATCCATGGTCTAGCTCATGCTGCTTCTGGCTACCATAAGGTTCTCGAGGAAAATCGAAAGCTATACAATCAAGTGCAGGACCTAAAGG GGAGTATTCGGGTTTATTGTCGAGTGAGACCATTTTTGTCTGGACAATCAAACGATTTGAGCACTGTGCATAGCATAGAAGATGGGAATATTACTATTAGCACCGCGTCAAAACATGGAAAAGGATGCAAGTCCTTTAGCTTCAATAAAGTCTTTGAACCATGTGCTACCCAAG CGGAGGTCTTCTCTGATATGCAGCCATTAATCCGGTCTGTTCTTGATGGCTACAATGTTTGCATATTTGCATATGGTCAAACAGGATCAGGAAAAACATACACCATG ACAGGGCCCAAAGATCTCAGTGAGAAAAACAAAGGTGTAAATTATAGGGCATTGGGTGATTTGTTTCTTCTAGCAGAGCAAAGGAAGGACATCTTCTGCTACAACGTTGCTGTACAAATGATAGAGATTTACAATGAGCAAGTCAGGGATCTCCTTGTTACTGATGGAAGTAACAAAAG ATTAGAAATTCGTAACAGTTCTCAAACAGGTCTGAATGTACCGGATGCAAACATCATTCCTGTATCATCAACACATGATGTTATTGATCTAATGAACCTTGGACACAGGAATCGTGCAGTAGGTGCAACAGCCCTTAATGATCGTAGTAGTCGCTCGCATAG TTGCCTGACTGTCCATGTTCAAGGAAGAGACTTAGCATCCGGAACTATTCTCCGTGGCTGTATGCATCTGGTTGATTTGGCAGGGAGTGAAAGAGTAAACAAATCTGAAGTGACCGGAGACAGACTAAAAGAAGCACAACACATTAACAAATCCCTATCAGCTTTGGGTGATGTCATCGCTTCCCTTGCCCAGAAGAATCAACATGTACCTTATAGAAATAGCAAACTTACACAACTGCTCCAAGACTCACTTG GAGGGCAAGCCAAGACACTGATGTTTGTTCACATAAGCCCTGAGCCTGATGCTTTAGGAGAAACAATTAGTACATTGAAGTTTGCTGAGAGGGTAGCCACTGTGGAACTTGGTGCAGCTCAGGTGAACAAGGGCAGTACAGATGTTAAAGAACTCAAAGAACAA ATTGCTAATCAAAAGGCAGCATtagcaaaaaaagagagagaaacggaacacagaagaaaaggaagtgAATCATCACCATCCAATTCTAACCATCGGCTCAGAGATGCAAATGATAGCAATCTCTTCCGGCAACCAATGGGTGATGTGGGCAACATAGAG GTTCACAAATCTACTCTGAGGCAGAAGAGACAAAGCTTTGATCTTGATGAGATATTAGCAAATTCACCTCCGTGGCCTCCAGTCATTAGCCCTAGTCTAAATTATGCTGAGGATGAGAAGGAAATGGCCTCGGGTGAGTGGGTAGATAAAGTCATGGTAAACAAACAGGATGCAGTAAACATGGTTGAAAAATCTCTAGGATGTTGGGAAGCCGAAAATGGCAATTTGCCGGATGCCTTTTACCACAAGTATCTTTCAGACTCTTCAAAAATTTACCCAGAACAATCCTTTAATATGTTAGTGGGTAACAGCCAGCTCAATCTCGCTAATAATGACGACATGGATGATATTGATGCTGCCACCAGTGATTCATCAGAACCTGATTTTCTATGGCAATTCAATCAGTCCAAGTTTACCAGTATGACAAATGGGATTGAGTCAAAAACTAGCAAAGCAATTTCAAAAGCAGCAAAGAATCCAGAGTTAAG CAAGAACTTGAATCCCTCGCTAGGCCCTTCACCATCACGAAAGTTAGCAAATGGAGGTGGAGTTCCCTTGCAACGGAACAGAAGGCATGCTGCTCCAGTTGACGGGAAACGCAAGATTGCAAATAGGAAGTAG
- the LOC7495237 gene encoding protein EXORDIUM-like 2: protein MNSASSSLVFIKGHHQTLFKTQTCSSTKTQNLKPRMAKMLVRSLFCPFIIVNTLALAARSYGLNQSRNQPSSLATTSTTVAYHGGPLLTRPSGINIYLIWYGAFSLKERTTITDFFASFSPKGLVPHQEPSVSTWWRTVTSYKDKAHTPVSRIVRLVKQVGDPYSLGKNLKRAQIGNLVNNNIVISNKLPVDSNAIYLVLTAKDVSVEKFCMDSCGFHDSVLVTPKGSVIVYAHVGDAVQCPGFCAWPYALPAYGPPGQALVAPNGVGADGMVINIATILAGAATNPFKTGYFQGDILAPLEAVSACPGIFGAGAYPGYPGNLMVDKFSKASYNVYGANGEKFLLPAVWDLVGLTCKVV, encoded by the coding sequence ATGAATAGTGCTAGCAGCTCACTAGTCTTTATAAAGGGCCATCATCAAACTCTTTTCAAGACACAAACTTGTTCATCCACAAAAACACAGAATCTTAAACCGAGAATGGCCAAAATGTTAGTCAGGTCTCTCTTCTGCCCCTTCATCATTGTCAATACCCTGGCCCTAGCAGCAAGGTCGTATGGGCTGAACCAAAGCCGAAACCAACCCTCTTCCTTAGCCACCACATCCACCACAGTCGCGTACCATGGAGGCCCTCTCTTGACCCGACCGAGTGGCATTAACATCTACCTTATATGGTACGGGGCTTTCTCTTTGAAGGAAAGAACCACAATTACCGATTTCTTTGCTTCCTTCAGTCCCAAGGGCCTTGTTCCCCACCAAGAACCCAGTGTCTCAACATGGTGGAGAACTGTCACTTCTTACAAAGACAAGGCTCATACCCCAGTTTCCAGGATTGTTAGACTCGTTAAACAAGTTGGCGATCCATATTCTTTAGGAAAGAACCTCAAGCGTGCCCAAATAGGCAACCTAGTCAACAACAACATAGTAATTAGCAACAAATTACCAGTAGACTCTAATGCCATCTACTTGGTTTTGACTGCTAAAGATGTGAGCGTGGAGAAGTTCTGCATGGATTCCTGTGGTTTCCATGATAGCGTTTTGGTGACCCCTAAGGGAAGCGTAATAGTATATGCACATGTAGGGGACGCGGTGCAGTGTCCAGGTTTCTGTGCATGGCCTTATGCACTTCCAGCTTATGGTCCTCCAGGCCAGGCCCTGGTTGCACCTAATGGTGTTGGGGCCGATGGCATGGTTATCAATATTGCAACTATTCTTGCGGGAGCTGCCACCAACCCTTTCAAGACTGGGTACTTCCAAGGTGATATCTTGGCACCGCTGGAGGCTGTCTCAGCATGTCCTGGAATATTTGGTGCTGGAGCTTATCCAGGATATCCAGGGAATTTGATGGTGGATAAATTTAGCAAGGCAAGTTATAACGTTTATGGTGCGAATGGTGAGAAATTTCTCCTTCCTGCGGTTTGGGACTTAGTGGGCTTGACCTGCAAGgttgtttga